A portion of the Roseibium salinum genome contains these proteins:
- a CDS encoding glycerol-3-phosphate dehydrogenase/oxidase codes for MSDQRQKNWDSIRGDGAFDVIVVGGGINGVGVYRELALQELRVLIVERGDFCSGCSAAPSRMIHGGLRYLENGEFNLVRESLRERDALLKNASHLVHPLPTVIPINSIFSGLMNSAASFFGISGKPSSRGAIPIKIGLSLYDWVTRTSRLLPVHTFRSKSATRAKWPELMPGLKFSATYHDAWISHPERLGIELLTDVAREAAQCVALNYAEIRPAGDGFTVRNALTNETLPVSARMIVNATGAWLDDTISQISGKTGQEPLVSGTKGSHLIIDNPELQAELAGHMVYFENSDGRVCIVFPYLGKVLAGSTDIRVKSAKRVSCTPEEQDYILGSLQLVFPGIEIASSDVVFSYAGIRPLPKSDHDFTGRISRGHFTRRIEGTVPQLCMIGGKWTTFRAFAEQAADEILKELNVRRKTATLALPIGGGKDYPREKGALEKELVSTFGATAERSAYLAAVYGTNARNVLRFCQLRDDDQLIDEALPLTFAEAAYLIRHEFVETLSDLVLRRTSFAIDGRLSRDLIDGLTALLCKELGLSAQDADRQRSALIDELEAYHGVTGQMLESRNLNRSKLCV; via the coding sequence ATGTCCGATCAACGGCAGAAAAACTGGGACAGCATCCGCGGCGACGGCGCTTTCGACGTCATCGTGGTCGGCGGCGGCATCAACGGGGTCGGCGTCTACCGGGAATTGGCGCTTCAGGAGCTTCGCGTCCTGATTGTCGAACGCGGCGATTTCTGTTCCGGCTGCAGCGCGGCGCCCTCGCGCATGATCCATGGGGGACTGCGTTACCTTGAAAACGGCGAGTTCAACCTGGTCCGGGAATCCTTGCGGGAACGCGATGCCCTGCTGAAAAATGCATCCCATCTCGTGCATCCCCTGCCGACGGTCATCCCGATCAATTCGATCTTCTCCGGCCTCATGAATTCCGCGGCAAGCTTCTTTGGTATTTCGGGAAAACCGTCGAGCCGGGGTGCAATCCCGATCAAGATCGGCCTTTCGCTCTACGACTGGGTCACCCGCACGAGCCGGCTTCTTCCGGTGCACACCTTCCGCAGCAAATCGGCGACGCGGGCCAAATGGCCCGAACTGATGCCGGGCCTGAAATTCTCGGCAACCTATCACGATGCCTGGATTAGCCATCCGGAACGGCTCGGGATCGAACTTCTGACAGATGTCGCGCGGGAGGCAGCGCAGTGCGTCGCGCTCAACTACGCGGAAATTCGCCCGGCCGGAGACGGGTTCACCGTGAGGAACGCACTCACCAACGAGACCTTGCCCGTCAGCGCCCGGATGATCGTCAACGCGACCGGGGCCTGGCTGGACGACACCATCTCCCAGATCAGCGGCAAGACGGGGCAGGAACCGCTGGTGTCCGGCACGAAGGGCTCGCACCTCATCATCGACAATCCGGAGCTGCAAGCCGAGCTCGCCGGGCATATGGTCTATTTCGAGAATTCCGATGGCCGAGTCTGCATCGTCTTTCCCTATCTCGGCAAGGTATTGGCCGGGTCGACCGATATCCGCGTGAAATCGGCAAAGAGGGTGAGTTGCACGCCGGAAGAGCAGGACTACATTCTGGGATCCCTGCAGCTGGTCTTCCCCGGGATCGAAATAGCTTCCTCGGATGTGGTCTTCAGTTACGCCGGAATCCGGCCTCTGCCCAAGAGCGACCATGACTTTACCGGCCGCATCTCGCGCGGACATTTCACCAGACGCATCGAAGGCACTGTCCCGCAGCTCTGCATGATCGGCGGCAAATGGACCACCTTCCGCGCCTTCGCCGAGCAGGCGGCCGATGAAATTCTCAAGGAGCTGAACGTCCGGCGGAAGACGGCGACGCTGGCCTTACCCATCGGTGGCGGCAAGGACTATCCGCGGGAGAAGGGCGCTCTGGAGAAAGAGCTCGTTTCCACGTTCGGCGCCACTGCGGAGCGGTCTGCCTATCTCGCGGCCGTCTACGGCACGAACGCACGGAACGTTCTCCGGTTTTGCCAGCTGCGCGACGACGACCAGCTGATCGACGAGGCCCTGCCGCTCACCTTTGCCGAAGCGGCCTATCTCATCCGGCATGAATTCGTCGAAACGCTCTCCGATCTCGTCCTGCGGCGAACCTCCTTTGCCATCGACGGGCGGCTTTCGCGGGACCTCATCGACGGCCTGACCGCGCTGCTGTGCAAGGAACTTGGCCTGTCCGCGCAGGACGCCGACAGGCAGCGCAGCGCGCTCATCGACGAACTTGAAGCCTATCACGGTGTGACCGGCCAGATGCTGGAAAGCCGCAACCTCAACAGGAGCAAACTATGCGTGTGA
- the phnC gene encoding phosphonate ABC transporter ATP-binding protein, with translation MLTISGLVKKYGAGDPVLKNLDLEVEGEQILSVIGSSGAGKSTLLRCINRLVEPTSGTITLNGTDYTRLGKRDLRVARRRIGMVFQSFNLVDRLTVMENIQCGRLGYISTWAALTRRYPKEDIRRAFDLMERVGIAHYADKRADELSGGERQRVGVIRALMQDPEILLADEPTASLDPKTSEQIMMLLRDLASELKLPVIINIHNVNEAKEFSDRIVGMRYGRIIFDDLPTALTEDAMHEIYAGIPLADRQAEGAAA, from the coding sequence ATGCTTACAATATCGGGTCTCGTAAAAAAATACGGGGCGGGAGATCCTGTGCTCAAGAACCTGGATCTGGAAGTCGAAGGCGAGCAGATCCTGTCGGTCATCGGGTCTTCCGGTGCGGGCAAGAGCACGTTGCTGCGCTGCATAAATCGGCTCGTCGAACCGACATCCGGTACGATCACTCTGAACGGAACGGACTACACCCGCCTCGGCAAACGGGACCTGCGTGTCGCCAGACGCCGCATCGGCATGGTGTTCCAGAGCTTCAATCTGGTGGACCGCCTGACCGTGATGGAAAACATCCAGTGCGGGCGGCTCGGCTATATCTCCACCTGGGCGGCTCTGACCCGCCGCTATCCCAAGGAAGACATCAGGCGCGCATTCGACCTGATGGAACGCGTCGGCATCGCGCATTATGCCGACAAGCGCGCGGACGAGCTTTCGGGCGGGGAACGCCAGCGTGTCGGTGTGATCCGGGCGCTGATGCAGGATCCCGAAATCCTCCTGGCGGACGAACCGACCGCGTCGCTGGATCCCAAGACATCGGAGCAGATCATGATGCTCCTGCGCGATCTGGCAAGTGAACTCAAGCTCCCGGTCATCATCAATATTCACAACGTGAACGAGGCGAAGGAATTCAGCGACAGGATTGTCGGCATGCGCTACGGGCGGATCATTTTCGACGACTTGCCGACGGCCCTGACCGAGGACGCCATGCATGAGATCTACGCAGGCATCCCGCTCGCCGACCGGCAGGCCGAAGGTGCCGCGGCATGA
- a CDS encoding SDR family oxidoreductase, giving the protein MTNDGFDVKGRIALVTGGGTGVGKAMSRALCAEGWRVVIAGRRKDVLTATAAELATETGGEMTGIAADVGDPQSVRALFDEIERTFGRLDLLVNNAGISNSSVPLEDISFEEWNRVVAANLTGAFLCTQQAFRLMKAQDPRGGRIINNGSISATTPRPNSAPYTATKHAISGLTKSSALDGRPFDIACGQIDIGNAASDMTAKMSGGVLQANGEMASEPTIDPAHIARAVVYMAGLPLDANVLTMTVMATQMPFVGRG; this is encoded by the coding sequence ATGACGAATGACGGTTTCGACGTGAAAGGCAGGATCGCGCTGGTAACCGGCGGCGGCACCGGGGTCGGCAAGGCCATGTCCCGGGCCCTGTGCGCCGAAGGCTGGCGTGTGGTCATTGCCGGCCGCCGCAAGGATGTGCTGACCGCGACGGCCGCCGAACTCGCAACGGAGACCGGCGGCGAGATGACCGGGATTGCCGCCGATGTCGGCGATCCTCAATCGGTGCGCGCGCTGTTCGACGAAATAGAGCGGACATTCGGCCGCCTCGACCTTCTCGTCAACAATGCCGGTATATCCAATTCCTCGGTCCCGCTGGAAGATATCAGCTTCGAGGAATGGAACAGGGTCGTCGCGGCGAACCTGACCGGCGCGTTCCTGTGCACCCAGCAGGCGTTCAGGCTGATGAAGGCCCAGGATCCGCGCGGGGGACGGATCATCAATAACGGTTCGATTTCGGCAACGACGCCACGGCCGAATTCGGCCCCTTACACCGCGACAAAGCACGCCATCTCCGGCCTGACGAAATCGTCGGCCCTTGACGGGCGGCCGTTCGACATTGCCTGCGGCCAGATCGACATCGGCAACGCGGCGAGCGACATGACCGCCAAGATGAGCGGCGGCGTGCTGCAGGCGAACGGCGAGATGGCCAGCGAGCCGACGATCGATCCGGCGCATATTGCGCGCGCCGTCGTCTACATGGCCGGACTTCCGCTCGACGCCAATGTTCTGACGATGACCGTCATGGCAACGCAAATGCCGTTTGTCGGCCGGGGATAG
- a CDS encoding FGGY-family carbohydrate kinase, which produces MADGMTYLLGLDAGNTVIKAVLFDLEGRQVAMHALDGQSSTPRPGCVERDLSELWENAKLAIRRCVEEAAIDPSRIAAIGCAGHGNGLYLLDREDAPLIGIQSLDTRAAALAEELKEANGEAFYRLCRQEPWPSQTPVLLAWIKRHRPDLYERAGTVLLCKDFITFKLTGERVSEISDMSGCGFTRMPECVYDDDLLSLYGLGDAKGLLPRLIHPSNIAGHVSAEAAALTGLVQGTPVIGGYFDVIASALGSGVVRSGEASIIAGTWSINQVFSTEPVNNRKVFMASGFAPGRFVNIESSATSAANLEWYVRELVERGSHHDDPFGYCNVRIAEITPAADDPFFHPFLYGSGQGAGFRAGFYGLAGWHSEGHLLRALFEGVLFEHRRHIDVLMNSGVSFEHAVLAGGGSRSPVWPQMFADCLGVPIRVAEARETGALGAAIGAAVGAGLFAVYEDGVTAMTRARHEYLPDASMKEHYDRRYRTYLKLADAMKSFWAETNEAASSQSG; this is translated from the coding sequence GTGGCTGACGGAATGACCTATCTTCTGGGGCTGGATGCCGGCAACACCGTGATCAAGGCGGTGCTTTTCGATCTGGAAGGACGGCAGGTCGCCATGCATGCGCTGGACGGCCAGTCTTCGACGCCCCGCCCGGGCTGCGTGGAACGGGATCTCTCCGAACTCTGGGAAAACGCCAAGCTGGCCATCCGCCGGTGCGTCGAAGAGGCCGCCATCGACCCCTCGCGGATCGCCGCCATCGGCTGCGCCGGCCACGGCAACGGGCTCTATCTGCTCGACCGTGAAGACGCTCCGCTGATCGGCATTCAGTCGCTCGACACGCGCGCCGCCGCCCTGGCCGAAGAACTGAAGGAAGCCAATGGCGAGGCATTTTACCGGCTCTGCCGCCAGGAACCCTGGCCGTCGCAGACGCCGGTCCTGCTTGCCTGGATCAAACGGCACCGCCCCGATCTTTACGAACGGGCCGGGACGGTCCTGCTCTGCAAGGACTTCATCACCTTCAAACTGACAGGCGAGAGGGTCAGCGAGATCTCCGACATGTCCGGCTGCGGCTTCACCCGCATGCCGGAATGCGTCTATGACGACGACCTGCTGTCGCTCTACGGTCTCGGTGATGCCAAGGGCCTTCTTCCCCGCCTGATCCACCCCTCGAACATCGCCGGACACGTTTCGGCCGAAGCGGCGGCTTTGACCGGCCTCGTGCAGGGCACGCCCGTCATCGGCGGTTATTTCGACGTGATCGCCAGCGCCCTCGGCTCGGGGGTGGTCCGCTCCGGGGAGGCATCGATCATCGCGGGAACCTGGAGCATCAATCAGGTCTTCTCCACCGAACCCGTCAACAACCGCAAGGTCTTCATGGCATCCGGTTTCGCGCCGGGCCGCTTCGTCAACATCGAATCCAGCGCAACCTCCGCCGCGAACCTGGAATGGTACGTGCGCGAACTGGTCGAGCGCGGGTCGCATCACGATGATCCGTTCGGCTATTGCAATGTCCGTATCGCCGAAATCACACCGGCGGCGGACGATCCGTTCTTTCATCCCTTTCTTTACGGGTCCGGACAGGGCGCGGGCTTCCGCGCAGGCTTTTATGGCCTGGCGGGATGGCATTCGGAGGGGCATCTGTTGCGGGCGCTTTTCGAAGGCGTTCTCTTCGAGCATCGCCGCCACATCGACGTCCTGATGAACTCGGGCGTATCCTTCGAACACGCGGTTCTCGCCGGAGGAGGCTCCCGCAGCCCGGTTTGGCCGCAGATGTTCGCAGACTGCCTGGGTGTTCCGATCCGCGTTGCGGAGGCCCGTGAAACCGGTGCGCTTGGAGCCGCGATCGGAGCAGCCGTCGGGGCCGGACTATTCGCAGTTTACGAGGACGGCGTGACAGCGATGACCAGAGCCCGGCACGAATACCTGCCGGATGCGTCGATGAAGGAGCACTACGACCGCCGCTACCGCACATACCTCAAGCTTGCCGACGCCATGAAGTCCTTCTGGGCGGAGACGAACGAAGCGGCTTCTAGTCAAAGCGGTTGA
- the phnD gene encoding phosphate/phosphite/phosphonate ABC transporter substrate-binding protein — protein sequence MKTLLALLGSAALVAGFTVSGANAQECPNQGALDAIYCDADGDLVADTPSDPAKLSNPDTLVFAYTPVEDPAVYADIWAPFIEHLEKVTGKDVQFFAVQSNSAEVEAMRSGRLHIAGFSTGPTPFAVNLAGAVPFAIMGSDDGRFGYRLQLFARADSDIKEPADIAGKRVAHTSPTSNSGNQAPRALFPDLGVVPGEDYEVIYSGSHDQSMLGVVAGDYDAAPVASEVVERMAERGLYDPADVRLIWESDPFPTTSFNYAHDLDPALVEKVKEAFFSFDFEGNKLGEEFEGVSKFIPITYKDQWAVIRQIQASNGVEYTPQGLNK from the coding sequence ATGAAAACCCTGTTGGCCCTGCTCGGGTCTGCGGCCCTCGTGGCCGGATTTACAGTCTCCGGTGCAAATGCTCAGGAGTGCCCCAACCAGGGCGCGCTCGACGCCATCTACTGCGATGCTGACGGAGACCTTGTGGCCGACACGCCGTCGGACCCGGCCAAGCTGAGCAATCCCGATACGCTGGTCTTTGCCTATACACCGGTGGAAGATCCGGCCGTATACGCCGATATCTGGGCGCCGTTCATCGAACACCTGGAAAAGGTCACCGGCAAGGACGTCCAGTTCTTTGCCGTGCAGTCGAACTCCGCCGAAGTTGAAGCCATGCGCTCCGGCCGCCTTCATATTGCCGGCTTCTCCACCGGCCCGACACCGTTCGCGGTGAACCTCGCCGGCGCCGTTCCCTTTGCGATCATGGGCAGCGACGACGGCCGCTTCGGGTACCGCCTGCAGCTCTTTGCCCGGGCCGATTCCGACATCAAGGAACCGGCCGATATCGCCGGAAAGCGGGTCGCGCATACATCGCCGACATCGAATTCGGGCAACCAGGCACCGCGCGCATTGTTCCCGGATCTCGGCGTCGTGCCGGGCGAGGACTACGAAGTCATCTATTCCGGCTCGCACGACCAGTCCATGCTCGGTGTTGTGGCCGGTGACTACGATGCCGCTCCGGTGGCGTCCGAAGTGGTTGAACGCATGGCCGAACGCGGCCTCTACGATCCGGCGGACGTGCGCCTGATCTGGGAGAGCGATCCCTTCCCCACCACGTCCTTCAACTATGCTCACGACCTCGACCCGGCGCTGGTCGAGAAAGTCAAGGAAGCTTTCTTCAGCTTTGATTTCGAGGGCAACAAGCTCGGCGAGGAATTCGAAGGAGTGAGCAAGTTCATTCCCATCACCTACAAGGACCAGTGGGCGGTTATCCGGCAGATCCAGGCCAGCAACGGCGTCGAATACACGCCGCAGGGCCTTAACAAGTAA
- a CDS encoding nuclear transport factor 2 family protein — protein MSKFEIDALWQLEETFWLQGEKAFAEHMADGCMMVFPEPVGLMVGNAIIDSLAGAPRWLSVQMRDRVIRQFVGDSVCLAYRARGERGGNTGPYHALCASTYVLIDGKWRLAMHQHTPV, from the coding sequence GTGAGCAAGTTCGAGATAGACGCTCTGTGGCAACTGGAAGAGACCTTCTGGCTGCAGGGAGAGAAAGCCTTCGCCGAACATATGGCCGACGGATGCATGATGGTGTTCCCCGAGCCGGTCGGGCTCATGGTGGGCAATGCCATCATCGACAGCCTTGCGGGCGCGCCGCGCTGGCTGTCGGTTCAGATGCGTGATCGCGTGATCCGGCAGTTCGTTGGAGACAGCGTGTGTCTGGCATACCGGGCGCGCGGAGAGCGCGGCGGCAACACCGGGCCCTACCACGCGCTGTGTGCGTCGACTTATGTCCTGATCGACGGAAAATGGCGCCTGGCAATGCACCAGCACACACCGGTCTGA
- a CDS encoding response regulator — translation MDASATRPVIAIIDDDADVRATLTALMEASGFSPVAFADGASFKAGNSPEAYDLALIDLRLKAESGLSLAIHIRERSALPIVMLTGVGDEIDKIIGLETGADDYLMKPFNPRELVARIRAVLRRYGHGFAAASGSGNDEEIAFGDKRVNLKRRELLDRHGDEIPLTNAEYILLEYFVKNPDRIIPRTELMREIGSDMQRYVDRTIDVLILRLRRKIENVPSKPVHLQTRRAQGYIFMLQAGGS, via the coding sequence ATGGACGCCAGCGCAACAAGACCTGTAATCGCCATCATCGATGACGATGCCGATGTGCGTGCGACGCTCACCGCCCTCATGGAGGCCAGCGGTTTCAGCCCGGTGGCCTTTGCCGATGGCGCGAGCTTCAAGGCGGGCAACTCTCCGGAAGCCTATGACCTGGCGCTGATCGATCTGCGCCTGAAAGCCGAGTCCGGCCTGTCGCTGGCGATCCACATTCGCGAACGCTCCGCGCTTCCGATCGTCATGCTGACGGGCGTCGGCGATGAGATCGACAAGATCATCGGGCTGGAAACAGGCGCCGACGATTACCTGATGAAGCCGTTCAACCCGCGTGAACTTGTCGCCCGTATCCGGGCGGTCCTGCGCCGCTACGGGCACGGCTTCGCGGCGGCATCGGGGTCCGGCAACGATGAGGAAATCGCGTTTGGCGACAAGAGGGTGAACCTCAAGCGCCGGGAACTTCTGGACCGGCACGGGGACGAGATCCCGCTGACCAACGCCGAATATATTCTCCTGGAATATTTCGTGAAGAATCCCGACCGGATCATACCCCGCACGGAGCTGATGCGGGAAATCGGCAGCGACATGCAGCGCTACGTGGACCGGACGATCGACGTTCTGATCCTGAGGCTGCGCCGGAAGATCGAAAACGTGCCGTCCAAGCCTGTCCATCTGCAGACCCGCAGGGCTCAGGGTTACATCTTCATGCTGCAGGCGGGCGGATCATGA
- a CDS encoding class I fructose-bisphosphate aldolase: MRVSTKARMNRMFTNGGCLDVAIDHGVCNEPSFMVGLEDMAGVVDTLIGAKPDAIQMAYGQADLLQSRPEKDKPALVMRIDMGNPYNDQRHKVMWSLLQNADEPIIGALEMDAACVVVNLFMLPDEPELFRQCVENISRVRAACHKYGMPLMIEPLVMLPNEVRGGYQVDGNAEKIVTLVRLASEMGADIIKADPTENADDFHRVVEAARVPVLVRGGGKEDLKTVLKKSAALMAQGARGMVYGRNIYQHDNPKAVVAALMAMIHNGADGDEAWDIYNRG; this comes from the coding sequence ATGCGTGTGAGCACGAAAGCCCGCATGAACCGCATGTTCACCAATGGCGGCTGTCTCGACGTCGCGATCGATCATGGCGTGTGCAACGAGCCCAGCTTCATGGTCGGGCTGGAAGACATGGCCGGCGTCGTCGACACCCTGATCGGTGCGAAACCGGACGCGATCCAGATGGCCTACGGCCAGGCGGACCTTCTGCAGTCGCGGCCGGAAAAGGACAAGCCGGCGCTGGTCATGCGCATCGACATGGGCAACCCTTATAATGACCAGCGCCACAAGGTCATGTGGTCCTTGTTGCAGAATGCGGACGAGCCGATCATCGGCGCGCTGGAAATGGATGCGGCCTGTGTCGTCGTGAACCTATTCATGCTGCCGGACGAACCGGAACTGTTCCGCCAGTGCGTCGAAAACATCTCCCGCGTCCGGGCTGCCTGTCACAAATACGGCATGCCGCTGATGATCGAACCGCTGGTCATGCTGCCGAACGAAGTGCGCGGCGGCTATCAGGTCGACGGCAACGCGGAAAAGATCGTGACGCTCGTCCGGCTTGCAAGCGAGATGGGGGCGGATATCATCAAGGCGGATCCGACCGAAAATGCCGACGATTTCCACCGGGTGGTGGAAGCGGCACGCGTCCCGGTTCTCGTACGCGGCGGCGGCAAGGAAGACCTGAAAACCGTCCTGAAGAAGTCTGCAGCGCTCATGGCGCAAGGTGCCAGGGGGATGGTCTATGGCCGCAACATCTATCAGCATGACAATCCGAAAGCGGTCGTCGCGGCGCTCATGGCCATGATCCACAACGGCGCCGACGGAGATGAAGCCTGGGACATCTACAATCGTGGCTGA
- the phnE gene encoding phosphonate ABC transporter, permease protein PhnE — protein MSAAPDHWRKQPFIANPVLRYGLYAAALVYLLTTVATLPIDWERMAQGVVRAGRIFGGAFPPSFERSGLLIDGFMESLKIAILSTVGGLLLSVPIAFMAARNIAPLPIYYLGRATIILARSFHPVIVAIIFVKAVGFGPFAGVLTLIVYSVGFVAKLLAERIEEIDPGPVEAMKAAGASFLPTLFYAVFPQIMQRQIGLGIYQLDSNLRASAVVGIVGAGGIGSTLANAFGRYDYDFALAITMVIVGVILISEAISGTIRKRIA, from the coding sequence ATGAGCGCGGCCCCGGATCATTGGCGCAAGCAGCCGTTCATAGCCAATCCCGTTCTGCGCTACGGCCTTTATGCCGCCGCGCTCGTCTATCTCTTGACGACCGTGGCAACGCTGCCGATCGACTGGGAGCGAATGGCGCAAGGCGTGGTACGGGCGGGCAGGATCTTCGGCGGAGCATTTCCGCCCAGTTTCGAGCGCAGCGGCCTGCTGATCGACGGCTTCATGGAAAGCCTCAAGATCGCGATTCTTTCAACGGTCGGCGGGCTCCTGCTGTCGGTCCCCATCGCCTTCATGGCGGCACGCAACATCGCACCGCTGCCGATCTACTACCTGGGACGCGCGACAATCATCCTGGCGCGCAGCTTCCATCCGGTCATCGTCGCCATCATCTTCGTGAAGGCTGTCGGCTTCGGTCCCTTCGCCGGGGTATTGACCCTGATCGTCTATTCGGTCGGCTTCGTTGCAAAACTTCTGGCCGAGCGCATCGAGGAGATCGATCCGGGACCGGTGGAGGCGATGAAGGCAGCCGGCGCATCCTTTCTTCCCACGCTGTTCTACGCCGTCTTCCCCCAGATCATGCAGCGCCAGATCGGCCTGGGCATATATCAGCTCGACAGCAATCTCAGGGCATCCGCAGTAGTCGGTATCGTGGGAGCCGGCGGCATCGGTTCCACGCTGGCGAATGCGTTCGGCCGGTATGACTATGATTTCGCGCTCGCCATCACGATGGTCATTGTCGGGGTCATCCTGATTTCCGAGGCTATCAGCGGCACCATCAGAAAGCGGATCGCATAA
- the denD gene encoding D-erythronate dehydrogenase, giving the protein MHVLVIGAAGMVGRKLVEQLAADQAVFGFEVSRLTLADAIESPVPPALQDVATVLTMDLAEPGEPEKLIAGRPDVIFHLAAIVSGEAEVDFDKGYAVNLDGSRALFEAIRHENMREPYFPRVIFASSIAVFGQPFPEKIGDEFFTTPLTSYGTQKAITELLLADYTRKGIFDGIGIRLPTVCIRPGKPNKAASGFFSNILREPLVGQEAVLPVDESVRHWFASPRAAVGFFVHAARLDTARIGPRRNLTMPGLSALVGEEIEALRRVAGDKAVSLIRREPDPAIEKIVTGWATDFDARRATELGFRAETSFDDIIRIHLEDELEGKHP; this is encoded by the coding sequence ATGCATGTACTCGTGATTGGCGCCGCCGGGATGGTGGGCCGGAAGCTGGTGGAACAACTGGCGGCGGACCAGGCCGTGTTCGGCTTCGAGGTCAGCCGGCTGACGCTTGCCGATGCGATTGAATCTCCCGTGCCACCGGCCCTGCAGGATGTGGCAACGGTTCTGACCATGGATCTTGCCGAGCCCGGCGAACCGGAAAAGCTGATTGCCGGCCGGCCGGATGTGATCTTTCACCTTGCGGCAATCGTCTCCGGCGAAGCGGAAGTTGATTTCGACAAGGGCTACGCCGTCAATCTCGACGGCAGCCGGGCGCTGTTCGAGGCCATTCGTCACGAGAACATGCGCGAGCCGTATTTTCCGCGCGTCATATTCGCCTCGTCCATTGCCGTGTTCGGTCAGCCCTTTCCCGAAAAGATCGGCGACGAGTTCTTCACCACGCCGCTGACCAGCTACGGCACGCAGAAGGCGATCACCGAACTCCTGCTTGCAGATTACACGCGCAAGGGAATTTTCGACGGGATAGGCATCCGGTTGCCGACGGTCTGCATCCGGCCCGGCAAGCCCAACAAGGCCGCCTCCGGCTTCTTCTCCAACATCCTGCGCGAACCGCTCGTCGGCCAGGAAGCCGTCCTGCCGGTCGATGAGAGCGTGCGCCACTGGTTCGCAAGCCCGCGGGCCGCCGTCGGCTTCTTCGTCCATGCGGCGCGCCTCGACACGGCGCGCATCGGCCCGCGCCGCAATCTCACCATGCCGGGCCTGTCGGCGCTTGTCGGTGAGGAGATAGAGGCCCTGCGCCGTGTGGCCGGAGACAAGGCGGTAAGCCTCATCCGCCGCGAACCGGACCCGGCCATCGAGAAGATCGTCACAGGCTGGGCGACCGATTTCGACGCGCGGCGGGCGACCGAACTCGGCTTCCGGGCCGAAACCAGCTTTGACGACATCATCCGCATCCACCTTGAAGACGAACTGGAAGGCAAACACCCATGA
- the phnE gene encoding phosphonate ABC transporter, permease protein PhnE, whose amino-acid sequence MEQLHMREWSRFTPQQRIQRYVGLALAALVVSWALGSINIIWAWVWDAPNQMGDLFSRMVPPDPANLEAIAKAMWETVNLATIATALAVVLSLPVAYIAAQNTTPNIVTLWIGRFILVSSRSVNTIIWALLFVAIFGPGVIAGIVAIMFRSIGFLGKLLGEAIEEIDPRPVEALQACGASHFKVVLYAIIPQVMPTFFAVSILRWDINLRESTVLGLVGAGGIGVILQGAIDTFNWQEVSTILIAIIALVITGEIIASRLRSRII is encoded by the coding sequence ATGGAACAGCTACATATGCGGGAATGGTCGCGCTTTACCCCGCAACAGCGCATTCAACGCTATGTCGGTCTTGCGCTCGCCGCCCTCGTCGTGTCCTGGGCTCTGGGCAGCATCAACATCATCTGGGCATGGGTATGGGATGCGCCCAACCAGATGGGCGATCTTTTCAGCCGCATGGTACCGCCCGATCCGGCCAATCTCGAAGCGATCGCCAAGGCCATGTGGGAAACCGTGAACCTTGCGACGATCGCGACGGCGCTCGCCGTCGTGCTGTCGCTTCCGGTGGCCTATATAGCGGCCCAGAACACGACGCCGAACATCGTAACCCTTTGGATCGGCCGGTTCATCCTGGTATCGTCGCGTTCCGTCAACACGATCATCTGGGCCCTGCTTTTCGTGGCCATCTTCGGCCCTGGCGTCATCGCCGGCATCGTCGCGATCATGTTCCGCTCGATCGGCTTTCTCGGCAAGTTGCTCGGCGAGGCGATCGAGGAAATCGATCCCAGGCCGGTCGAGGCTCTGCAGGCCTGCGGAGCGTCTCACTTCAAGGTCGTGCTTTACGCCATCATACCGCAGGTGATGCCGACATTCTTCGCCGTCAGCATCCTGCGGTGGGACATCAACCTTCGGGAATCGACCGTGCTCGGCCTGGTCGGTGCGGGTGGTATCGGCGTTATCCTGCAGGGCGCCATCGACACCTTCAACTGGCAGGAAGTGTCGACGATCCTGATCGCCATCATCGCGCTCGTCATCACCGGTGAAATCATCGCCTCGCGTCTGCGCAGCCGGATAATCTGA